A region of Salifodinibacter halophilus DNA encodes the following proteins:
- the prpE gene encoding propionyl-CoA synthetase (catalyzes the formation of propionyl-CoA using propionate as a substrate; PrpE from Ralstonia solanacearum can produce acetyl-, propionyl-, butyryl- and acrylyl-coenzyme A, and Salmonella enterica produces propionyl- and butyryl-coenzyme A; not expressed in Escherichia coli when grown on propionate/minimal media; ATP-dependent), giving the protein DWAIRDEDGYTFILGRTDDVINVAGHRLGTREIEESVASHASVAEAAVIGVHDELKGQVPVVFATLKAGDAHDPHAVAAGMQDC; this is encoded by the coding sequence GACTGGGCGATCCGCGACGAGGACGGCTACACCTTCATTCTCGGCCGCACCGACGATGTCATCAACGTCGCCGGCCACCGCCTGGGCACCCGCGAGATCGAGGAGTCGGTGGCCAGCCACGCCAGTGTCGCCGAGGCGGCGGTGATCGGCGTGCACGACGAGCTCAAGGGCCAGGTGCCGGTGGTGTTCGCCACGCTCAAGGCCGGCGATGCGCACGACCCGCACGCGGTCGCGGCGGGCATGCAGGACTGCG